Below is a genomic region from Spirosoma radiotolerans.
TTGTACCAGACCTGGGGCGGCTGATTGACCCGGCGTTTTTACATCCGCTTCCACCATAACCCGGCTCAGTTCAGGATACACCGATGTCGAGCTCACGTAAATTACATGCGCGACTGACGATTGGCGTAGGGCATTCGTCAAGTATTGAATCTGTTCCGGATGAAAACGATCACCCAGTTTACCGGTTTTCGGCGGAATATCGATGATCACGGTATCCGCTTGCAATAGAGCCGCAAGATCGCCGACTGGTTCTGGACTTAAATTCAGTTGGTAAGCATCAATTCCCTTCTGACGCAACATGGGCAACTTTTCAGCCGATGTTGTACTGCCCTTCACGGTATAGCCAGTGGCGAAGAGTTTTTCGGCCAGAGGTATACCCAACCAGCCACATCCTAGAATAGAAACAGTTTTTTTTGTCATACATTAGAATCCAATACCAAAGGTAAGGGTTCTGACGTCGGGACCTTTACCCGTTTGAAATAATGGATTGAGATCGTATTTGGCAAAAAAATCGAAACTACGCACGCCCAAATGGGCGACTAGGCCATACCGAAAGCTATTCAGGTAATAGTCGGAATGCCGCCGGTCTTTATTACCATCCGCTTCCTTGATCTTCCGGTAACTGTCGAGTCGATAGTTTACATAGCCACCAAAACCAATGTGGCAGACTTTCCGGCCATCGCTATTGTAAAACGTCACCCTGGGTACGACCGGAATACCCAGCGTACAAACAGTTAGTTTACTTTTTTGCAACTCTCTACCTGCATCAGTAAAGGAAACGCCCGTTGGCCCTTTTTCGGCAATTTTGTTGTCTTCAAACATAAAGTTGTTCCAGGCTACTTCAACCCCGTAATATAGCTTTAAGGATGCGTACTTGCCTCGGACGAGCGTAGGCATAGCGCCCGCTGAAAAGGCGAAGTAGCGCGACCCCAGCGGCTTCAACGCGTAACTATCTTCAGGATAGGCCGGATTTGCGCTTTGCTGAATCAGGGTATTTAGACCGATACTAATGGTATAATCAAAATTGCTCCCGTCGTTCCGCTTTCTTCGTCTGGCCCGATCGTAGTCATGGTCAGTATTATCTTTTCTTCGGGATGATTTTCTTGTTGTGTCTCCATCGCTATTAACGACGATCGTTACACCCTCTTTCTGCTTTGTAATAACCAGTACCGTGTCTTTCAAAAACCGTCCGCCATCCTGTGAGATAGCCGTTTGTCCTCCCGGCACTGAATCCAGTTTCATGCCCATTTCCCGCACTATCTTATTCAGATCATAGTTTGACAGAGCCTGGATTCCCGCTTTATCGGGTGCATAAATGACCAGGCGTGTACGGTTGGCGAATCGAATCACCAGCGAATCTGTTGGATTTATTGATTTGGCCTGAGCCTGTATCGCTATAAATAAGCCAGTTAGTACAGCGAATGTACGTAGCAGTCGGTTCATTGTTTTGTTGTTTTTTCTTTCTCTAAACTGTGTTTCAGACCAGTATATGCCCGGCCCAGCAGCCCACTTT
It encodes:
- a CDS encoding Rossmann-fold NAD(P)-binding domain-containing protein codes for the protein MTKKTVSILGCGWLGIPLAEKLFATGYTVKGSTTSAEKLPMLRQKGIDAYQLNLSPEPVGDLAALLQADTVIIDIPPKTGKLGDRFHPEQIQYLTNALRQSSVAHVIYVSSTSVYPELSRVMVEADVKTPGQSAAPGLVQAEQNIQQLTPNCLTTVLRCAGLMGYDRIPGKYVAGRTVDSGAVPVNYLHQDDAEGLISAVISLKLAGTYNAVAPEHPTREAIYRKSCADFGYQLPAIVIPDQPAPYKIISGEKLMQATNYQFRYPDPLQFLYRL
- a CDS encoding outer membrane beta-barrel protein encodes the protein MNRLLRTFAVLTGLFIAIQAQAKSINPTDSLVIRFANRTRLVIYAPDKAGIQALSNYDLNKIVREMGMKLDSVPGGQTAISQDGGRFLKDTVLVITKQKEGVTIVVNSDGDTTRKSSRRKDNTDHDYDRARRRKRNDGSNFDYTISIGLNTLIQQSANPAYPEDSYALKPLGSRYFAFSAGAMPTLVRGKYASLKLYYGVEVAWNNFMFEDNKIAEKGPTGVSFTDAGRELQKSKLTVCTLGIPVVPRVTFYNSDGRKVCHIGFGGYVNYRLDSYRKIKEADGNKDRRHSDYYLNSFRYGLVAHLGVRSFDFFAKYDLNPLFQTGKGPDVRTLTFGIGF